Proteins encoded by one window of Glycine soja cultivar W05 chromosome 15, ASM419377v2, whole genome shotgun sequence:
- the LOC114388469 gene encoding plant UBX domain-containing protein 4-like, protein MASRDNKKASSSRAGRIRTLSDLNRPSADSDSDSDGPQEYYTGGEKSGMLVQDPSKGNDVDEIFNQARQLGAVERPLDQLQEPPRSTSFTGTGRLLSGETTRSTNNQQPEAVVHNIVFWSNGFTVNDGPLRSLDDPENASFLESIKKSECPKELEPEDRRSSVNVNLIRRNENYREPEKQHVAFQGVGRTLGSSSTSMAPDPPAASTPPNTAPTPSAGLVVDQSLPSTSIQLRLADGTRLISHFNYHHTISDIRAFIDASRPGGRQNYQLQLMGFPPKILADETQTIEQAGLANSVVIQKF, encoded by the exons ATGGCGTCACGGGACAACAAGAAGGCGTCGAGCAGCCGAGCCGGCAGAATTCGCACCCTCTCCGATCTGAACCGTCCCTCCGCCGATTCCGACAGCGACTCCGATGGCCCTCAGGAGTACTACACCGGCGGCGAAAAGAG TGGAATGCTTGTCCAGGATCCTTCAAAGGGAAATGATGTGGATGAAATTTTCAATCAAGCTAGGCAACTTGGGGCTGTTGAAAGGCCTCTTGATCAGCTTCAGGAGCCTCCAAGGTCAACTAGCTTTACTGGAACTGGCAGGTTACTCTCGGGGGAAACTACACGATCTACTAATAATCAGCAACCTGAGGCTGTTGTTCATAACATTGTTTTCTGGAGTAATGGTTTCACTGTAAATGATGGACCATTGAGGAGTTTGGACGATCCTGAAAATGCCTCATTTTTAGAG AGCATAAAAAAATCTGAGTGTCCCAAAGAGCTTGAGCCTGAAGATAGGAGGTCATCTGTTAATGTTAATCTCATACGGAGGAATGAGAACTATCGT GAACCCGAAAAGCAGCATGTTGCATTTCAGGGAGTGGGAAGAACTCTTGGAAGCAGCTCTACATCAATGGCTCCTGACCCTCCTGCTGCCTCAACACCTCCCAACACAGCACCAACTCCTTCTGCTGGCCTGGTAGTTGATCAATCATTGCCATCAACCTCAATACAACTCAGGTTGGCTGACGGAACCCGCTTGATATCACATTTTAATTACCACCACACAATCAGCGACATTCGTGCCTTCATTGATGCATCTAGACCTGGGGGTCGGCAGAATTATCAACTTCAGTTGATGGGTTTCCCCCCAAAGATTCTAGCTGATGAAACTCAGACTATAGAGCAGGCAGGACTGGCAAATTCAGTTGTCATACAGAAATTTTAG